A portion of the Musa acuminata AAA Group cultivar baxijiao chromosome BXJ1-1, Cavendish_Baxijiao_AAA, whole genome shotgun sequence genome contains these proteins:
- the LOC135583300 gene encoding protein FAR1-RELATED SEQUENCE 5-like isoform X1, with product MELSNSSSNSESVETIEASFSEKDRDNAGVDSITEGPASIEDVGKESQPSKDGQVGPSTRYTGIGDKALVQKTTINSQMEPEVGMVFHSEDQAYMFYNNYAQRKGFSVRKGHLGRRKDGTVRNRVFLCSNEGARQKHSTHVTKKPRDVVRTNCMARIEYKVSRGGIWVVSKIIYEHNHPLVRPHKAHLLRSHRRIVQSQHDGVSDAVEKPAQPLEFPAEDAHDAESIGFLLKDQSSYLHTNRMRELEKGDAQVLLEFLKAKQLEDPSFFYAIQLDDREQVTNFFWADSRSIIDYTYFGDVVLFDTTYRPNKSEVPFAPFIGINHHRQIVLLGAAILLDETTESFVWLFRTFMVAMSGLQPQTILTDNCPALSRAISMTLPETCHRFCLWHIIQTSTVHISHVYSNDTNFQKDFKDCIHEEGSEEEFCSKWIRLIHKYDLAGNSWLEDVYAARERWALVYNKNSFSAFMTTMQWSESMKNHFKKHFNRKLPLSKFLEQYHKSLNRFREKELYEDYKSRQTKPVLLVDMPMLNEAAESYTRLMYNGFEDEFKSQLSCLCEPIGIDGTVYTFKVALPGKHSFGIVELKPSNLTVSCSCRKFESMGILCMHALKVLNNNNILHLPSQYILKRWSKYANVEIVSGKHHLIAKSDGQDLLTQQYSRVCHKAITIAVKSAFSEDALQIFDQELDKLIAEVEHVLHMAPLSRQTEDDVILIDNIQQDELGSKRKRGKKARARDGQDSKQKKKLQSRNDAVNTGTIYQKIQTKEKARQTNDASDRLMINEPSHVASFHRESTTSYGNSMSLQPSGCSPFPQDTIMPTQEPFTPSQGLFDHAMASQGANSGNITWCTPRGSIGVPMPVLQGQANNYVSWVVQPCNVPSMAMPQLHLDHPMHATVPGQHQSLSRKLTFDINKGTDTTGHMQH from the exons ATGGAATTATCTAATTCTTCTTCGAATAGTGAATCTGTTGAAACAATTGAAGCTTCTTTTAGTGAGAAAGACAGAGACAATGCAGGGGTAGATTCAATCACAGAGGGGCCTGCTTCTATCGAGGATGTGGGAAAGGAATCTCAACCTTCAAAAGATGGCCAGGTCGGTCCTAGCACAAGATATACCGGTATTGGGGACAAAGCACTTGTTCAGAAGACAACTATAAATTCACAAATGGAGCCAGAGGTTGGTATGGTGTTTCATTCCGAAGACCAAGCTTATATGTTTTACAACAATTATGCTCAAAGAAAAGGTTTTAGTGTCCGAAAGGGTCATCTTGGTCGAAGAAAAGATGGGACTGTACGGAACAGAGTCTTCTTGTGTAGCAATGAAGGTGCTCGTCAGAAGCATTCTACACATGTGACGAAAAAACCACGTGATGTTGTGAGAACCAATTGTATGGCCCGCATTGAATATAAGGTGAGTCGTGGTGGTATATGGGTTGTAAGTAAAATCATTTATGAGCACAATCATCCACTTGTACGACCACACAAAGCACACTTGTTAAGGTCTCATAGGAGGATAGTGCAATCACAACATGATGGAGTAAGTGATGCTGTGGAAAAGCCAGCACAACCTCTTGAATTTCCTGCAGAAGACGCTCATGATGCTGAATCCATTGGGTTTCTCTTGAAGGATCAAAGTAGCTATCTTCACACTAACAGGATGAGAGAACTTGAGAAGGGAgatgctcaagttcttttagaatTCTTGAAAGCTAAGCAGCTAGAGGATCCCTCATTTTTCTACGCTATACAGCTTGATGATAGGGAGCAAGTGACCAACTTCTTTTGGGCAGATTCTCGATCGATAATTGATTACACCTATTTCGGCGATGTGGTCTTATTTGATACAACTTATCGTCCAAACAAGAGTGAGGTACCATTTGCACCATTCATTGGTATCAATCATCATAGGCAAATTGTTTTACTTGGTGCTGCAATTTTGTTAGATGAGACCACAGAATCATTTGTTTGGTTATTTAGAACCTTCATGGTTGCAATGTCAGGACTACAACCACAAACTATTTTGACAGACAATTGTCCAGCATTATCAAGGGCAATTAGTATGACGTTACCTGAGACATGTCATCGTTTTTGCTTATGGCATATAATTCAGACCTCTACTGTACATATTTCTCATGTTTATAGTAATGACACCAACTTTCAGAAGGATTTTAAAGACTGCATACATGAAGAGGGTTCTGAAGAGGAGTTCTGCTCCAAATGGATTAGGTTGATTCACAAATATGATCTAGCTGGTAACTCCTGGTTAGAAGACGTATATGCAGCTCGAGAAAGATGGGCATTGGTTTATAATAAGAACTCATTTTCTGCTTTCATGACAACAATGCAGTGGAGTGAGAGCATGAAGAATCACTTCAAGAAGCACTTCAATAGGAAGTTGcctctttcaaaatttttagagcAGTATCACAAGTCATTGAACCGATTTCGTGAGAAGGAACTATATGAGGATTATAAATCAAGACAAACCAAACCAGTTTTGCTGGTTGACATGCCTATGCTAAATGAAGCAGCAGAATCGTATACGAGGCTCATGTACAATGGATTTGAAGATGAGTTTAAGAGCCAACTTTCTTGTCTTTGCGAACCAATAGGAATAGATGGCACAGTGTACACCTTCAAAGTTGCCCTTCCTGGAAAGCACTCTTTTGGGATCGTTGAACTTAAACCATCAAATTTAACAGTGTCATGCAGCTGTAGAAAGTTTGAGAGTATGGGCATCTTATGCATGCATGCACTAAAGGTCCTTAACAATAACAACATCCTTCACTTGCCTTCCCAGTATATACTGAAAAGGTGGAGCAAATATGCAAATGTCGAGATTGTATCTGGGAAGCATCATTTGATAGCTAAAAGTGATGGCCAAGATCTTCTGACGCAGCAGTATTCCCGGGTTTGCCATAAGGCAATTACTATTGctgtaaaaagtgcattttctgaAGATGCTCTACAGATTTTTGACCAGGAACTTGATAAGTTGATAGCTGAAGTTGAACATGTTCTGCACATGGCTCCATTGAGTAGACAAACCGAGGATGATGTGATACTCATTGACAATATTCAACAGGACGAACTAGGAAGTAAGAGAAAAAGGGGCAAGAAAGCTCGTGCAAGGGACGGACAAGATTCGAAACAGAAGAAGAAGCTTCAATCCCGTAATGATGCAGTTAACACAGGAACCATCTACCAGAAAATACAGACTAAAGAAAAAGCAA GGCAAACTAATGATGCATCAGATCGGTTGATGATTAATGAGCCCTCGCATGTTGCATCATTTCATCGGGAGAGCACCACATCCTATGGCAATTCAATGTCACtgcagccttctggttgctcaccTTTTCCTCAGGACACTATCATGCCTACTCAG GAACCATTTACACCTTCTCAAGGTTTATTTGATCATGCAATGGCATCTCAAGGAGCAAACAGCGGTAATATAACATGGTGCACCCCGAGAGGCTCAATTGGTGTCCCCATGCCAGTTTTGCAAGGGCAAGCCAACAACTATGTAAGTTGGGTGGTTCAACCTTGCAACGTTCCCAGTATGGCTATGCCACAACTTCATCTCGACCATCCAATG CATGCTACTGTTCCTGGCCAGCATCAGTCATTGTCTCGCAAGCTCACATTCGACATTAACAAAGGTACAGATACAACAGGGCACATGCAACACTGA
- the LOC135583300 gene encoding protein FAR1-RELATED SEQUENCE 5-like isoform X2, whose protein sequence is MELSNSSSNSESVETIEASFSEKDRDNAGVDSITEGPASIEDVGKESQPSKDGQVGPSTRYTGIGDKALVQKTTINSQMEPEVGMVFHSEDQAYMFYNNYAQRKGFSVRKGHLGRRKDGTVRNRVFLCSNEGARQKHSTHVTKKPRDVVRTNCMARIEYKVSRGGIWVVSKIIYEHNHPLVRPHKAHLLRSHRRIVQSQHDGVSDAVEKPAQPLEFPAEDAHDAESIGFLLKDQSSYLHTNRMRELEKGDAQVLLEFLKAKQLEDPSFFYAIQLDDREQVTNFFWADSRSIIDYTYFGDVVLFDTTYRPNKSEVPFAPFIGINHHRQIVLLGAAILLDETTESFVWLFRTFMVAMSGLQPQTILTDNCPALSRAISMTLPETCHRFCLWHIIQTSTVHISHVYSNDTNFQKDFKDCIHEEGSEEEFCSKWIRLIHKYDLAGNSWLEDVYAARERWALVYNKNSFSAFMTTMQWSESMKNHFKKHFNRKLPLSKFLEQYHKSLNRFREKELYEDYKSRQTKPVLLVDMPMLNEAAESYTRLMYNGFEDEFKSQLSCLCEPIGIDGTVYTFKVALPGKHSFGIVELKPSNLTVSCSCRKFESMGILCMHALKVLNNNNILHLPSQYILKRWSKYANVEIVSGKHHLIAKSDGQDLLTQQYSRVCHKAITIAVKSAFSEDALQIFDQELDKLIAEVEHVLHMAPLSRQTEDDVILIDNIQQDELGSKRKRGKKARARDGQDSKQKKKLQSRNDAVNTGTIYQKIQTKEKANRLMINEPSHVASFHRESTTSYGNSMSLQPSGCSPFPQDTIMPTQEPFTPSQGLFDHAMASQGANSGNITWCTPRGSIGVPMPVLQGQANNYVSWVVQPCNVPSMAMPQLHLDHPMHATVPGQHQSLSRKLTFDINKGTDTTGHMQH, encoded by the exons ATGGAATTATCTAATTCTTCTTCGAATAGTGAATCTGTTGAAACAATTGAAGCTTCTTTTAGTGAGAAAGACAGAGACAATGCAGGGGTAGATTCAATCACAGAGGGGCCTGCTTCTATCGAGGATGTGGGAAAGGAATCTCAACCTTCAAAAGATGGCCAGGTCGGTCCTAGCACAAGATATACCGGTATTGGGGACAAAGCACTTGTTCAGAAGACAACTATAAATTCACAAATGGAGCCAGAGGTTGGTATGGTGTTTCATTCCGAAGACCAAGCTTATATGTTTTACAACAATTATGCTCAAAGAAAAGGTTTTAGTGTCCGAAAGGGTCATCTTGGTCGAAGAAAAGATGGGACTGTACGGAACAGAGTCTTCTTGTGTAGCAATGAAGGTGCTCGTCAGAAGCATTCTACACATGTGACGAAAAAACCACGTGATGTTGTGAGAACCAATTGTATGGCCCGCATTGAATATAAGGTGAGTCGTGGTGGTATATGGGTTGTAAGTAAAATCATTTATGAGCACAATCATCCACTTGTACGACCACACAAAGCACACTTGTTAAGGTCTCATAGGAGGATAGTGCAATCACAACATGATGGAGTAAGTGATGCTGTGGAAAAGCCAGCACAACCTCTTGAATTTCCTGCAGAAGACGCTCATGATGCTGAATCCATTGGGTTTCTCTTGAAGGATCAAAGTAGCTATCTTCACACTAACAGGATGAGAGAACTTGAGAAGGGAgatgctcaagttcttttagaatTCTTGAAAGCTAAGCAGCTAGAGGATCCCTCATTTTTCTACGCTATACAGCTTGATGATAGGGAGCAAGTGACCAACTTCTTTTGGGCAGATTCTCGATCGATAATTGATTACACCTATTTCGGCGATGTGGTCTTATTTGATACAACTTATCGTCCAAACAAGAGTGAGGTACCATTTGCACCATTCATTGGTATCAATCATCATAGGCAAATTGTTTTACTTGGTGCTGCAATTTTGTTAGATGAGACCACAGAATCATTTGTTTGGTTATTTAGAACCTTCATGGTTGCAATGTCAGGACTACAACCACAAACTATTTTGACAGACAATTGTCCAGCATTATCAAGGGCAATTAGTATGACGTTACCTGAGACATGTCATCGTTTTTGCTTATGGCATATAATTCAGACCTCTACTGTACATATTTCTCATGTTTATAGTAATGACACCAACTTTCAGAAGGATTTTAAAGACTGCATACATGAAGAGGGTTCTGAAGAGGAGTTCTGCTCCAAATGGATTAGGTTGATTCACAAATATGATCTAGCTGGTAACTCCTGGTTAGAAGACGTATATGCAGCTCGAGAAAGATGGGCATTGGTTTATAATAAGAACTCATTTTCTGCTTTCATGACAACAATGCAGTGGAGTGAGAGCATGAAGAATCACTTCAAGAAGCACTTCAATAGGAAGTTGcctctttcaaaatttttagagcAGTATCACAAGTCATTGAACCGATTTCGTGAGAAGGAACTATATGAGGATTATAAATCAAGACAAACCAAACCAGTTTTGCTGGTTGACATGCCTATGCTAAATGAAGCAGCAGAATCGTATACGAGGCTCATGTACAATGGATTTGAAGATGAGTTTAAGAGCCAACTTTCTTGTCTTTGCGAACCAATAGGAATAGATGGCACAGTGTACACCTTCAAAGTTGCCCTTCCTGGAAAGCACTCTTTTGGGATCGTTGAACTTAAACCATCAAATTTAACAGTGTCATGCAGCTGTAGAAAGTTTGAGAGTATGGGCATCTTATGCATGCATGCACTAAAGGTCCTTAACAATAACAACATCCTTCACTTGCCTTCCCAGTATATACTGAAAAGGTGGAGCAAATATGCAAATGTCGAGATTGTATCTGGGAAGCATCATTTGATAGCTAAAAGTGATGGCCAAGATCTTCTGACGCAGCAGTATTCCCGGGTTTGCCATAAGGCAATTACTATTGctgtaaaaagtgcattttctgaAGATGCTCTACAGATTTTTGACCAGGAACTTGATAAGTTGATAGCTGAAGTTGAACATGTTCTGCACATGGCTCCATTGAGTAGACAAACCGAGGATGATGTGATACTCATTGACAATATTCAACAGGACGAACTAGGAAGTAAGAGAAAAAGGGGCAAGAAAGCTCGTGCAAGGGACGGACAAGATTCGAAACAGAAGAAGAAGCTTCAATCCCGTAATGATGCAGTTAACACAGGAACCATCTACCAGAAAATACAGACTAAAGAAAAAGCAA ATCGGTTGATGATTAATGAGCCCTCGCATGTTGCATCATTTCATCGGGAGAGCACCACATCCTATGGCAATTCAATGTCACtgcagccttctggttgctcaccTTTTCCTCAGGACACTATCATGCCTACTCAG GAACCATTTACACCTTCTCAAGGTTTATTTGATCATGCAATGGCATCTCAAGGAGCAAACAGCGGTAATATAACATGGTGCACCCCGAGAGGCTCAATTGGTGTCCCCATGCCAGTTTTGCAAGGGCAAGCCAACAACTATGTAAGTTGGGTGGTTCAACCTTGCAACGTTCCCAGTATGGCTATGCCACAACTTCATCTCGACCATCCAATG CATGCTACTGTTCCTGGCCAGCATCAGTCATTGTCTCGCAAGCTCACATTCGACATTAACAAAGGTACAGATACAACAGGGCACATGCAACACTGA
- the LOC135620081 gene encoding uncharacterized protein LOC135620081, which yields MAGVRWPPEDSDLQPPRVPAATAAAAAAAAAEMISDDDRSVAADSWSIKSEYGSTLDDEQRHVDAAEVLLGCNFPAAASDYSSDKDGTDSNEVEASLLGLLSYWDASYAEDLANFHEHGHAGEIWFGNEVMETVAAWTKNLCANVYQSQNEEDNNNCTSDSGRTSKDLSGWSVLDIGTGNGLLLQELAKQGFSNLTGTDYSEGAIVLAQNLAARNGYPNINFLADDVLETKLDRKFQLVMDKGTLDAIGLHPDGPLKRIMYWESVSNLVAPGGILVITSCNNTKDELLQEVENLNQKKTSIQELDPESGSAPAVLQYIDHVRTYPTIMFGGVEGSRVCSVAFRRS from the exons ATGGCAGGAGTACGGTGGCCTCCGGAGGACTCCGACCTTCAGCCTCCGCGGGTACCCGcggccaccgccgccgctgcggcCGCTGCCGCGGCCGAGATGATATCGGACGATGACCGGTCGGTGGCGGCCGACTCGTGGTCCATCAAGAGCGAGTACGGTAGCACGCTTGACGACGAGCAGCGACACGTCGACGCCGCCGAAGTGCTCCTTGGCTGCAACTTCCCTGCCGCTGCCTCCGATTACAG TTCTGATAAGGATGGTACAGATTCAAATGAGGTTGAGGCATCACTATTAGGGTTACTGAGCTATTGGGATGCTTCTTATGCTGAGGATCTTGCTAATTTTCATGAACACGGCCATGCTGGTGAAATTTG GTTTGGGAATGAAGTTATGGAAACTGTTGCAGCTTGGACTAAGAATTTGTGTGCAAATGTTTATCAGTCGCAGAACGAAGAAGATAACAACAACTGTACATCTGACTCTGGTAGGACCTCTAAAGACCTGTCTGGTTGGAGTGTCCTTGATATTGGAACCGGGAACGGTCTGTTGCTGCAAGAGCTTGCAAAGCAAGG GTTCTCTAATTTAACCGGAACAGATTACAGTGAAGGAGCAATTGTCCTTGCACAGAACCTTGCTGCCCGAAATGGTTATCCAAATATAAACTTCTTG GCCGATGATGTTCTGGAGACGAAATTGGACAGAAAGTTTCAACTTGTAATGGACAAAGGGACTTTGGATGCCATAGGCTTGCATCCAGATGGCCCACTTAAAAG GATAATGTATTGGGAGTCGGTATCAAACTTGGTTGCACCTGGCGGGATACTG GTCATCACCTCATGTAATAACACAAAGGATGAGTTGTTGCAAGAGGTGGAAAACTTAAACCAGAAAAAGACTAGCATACAAGAGTTGGACCCAGAATCAGGCAGCGCACCAGCAGTTTTACAATACATCGATCATGTCAGGACGTACCCGACCATCATGTTTGGTGGTGTGGAAGGATCTCGTGTTTGCTCTGTTGCATTTCGCAGAAGCTGA
- the LOC103987297 gene encoding ATP synthase subunit beta, mitochondrial: protein MASRRLLAALLRSSSARRPTLARLSPSPSPPYRPSPAGYLLHRATCYATAAAAPSPPAPPPPPKAAAGPSGKITDDFTGAGAIGKVCQVIGAVVDVRFDEGLPPILTALEVLDNQIRLVLEVAQHLGENMVRTIAMDGTEGLVRGQRVLNTGSPITVPVGRATLGRIMNVIGEPIDEKGEIKTNHFLPIHREAPAFVEQATEQQILVTGIKVVDLLAPYQRGGKIGLFGGAGVGKTVLIMELINNVAKAHGGFSVFAGVGERTREGNDLYREMIESGVIKLGDKQIESKCALVYGQMNEPPGARARVGLTGLTVAEHFRDAEGQDVLLFIDNIFRFTQANSEVSALLGRIPSAVGYQPTLATDLGGLQERITTTKKGSITSVQAIYVPADDLTDPAPATTFAHLDATTVLSRQISELGIYPAVDPLDSTSRMLSPHVLGEEHYNTARGVQKVLQNYKNLQDIIAILGMDELSEDDKLTVARARKIQRFLSQPFHVAEVFTGAPGKYVELKESVNSFQGVLDGKYDDLPEQSFYMVGGIEEVIAKAEKIAKESAA from the exons ATGGCCTCCCGCCGCCTCCTCGCCGCTCTCCTCCGTTCCTCGTCCGCTCGCCGACCCACGCTCGCCCGGCTCTCACCATCCCCCTCCCCGCCCTATCGCCCCTCCCCCGCCGGGTACCTCCTTCACCGCGCCACCTGCTATGCCACTGCCGCCGCGGCTCCGTCTCCACcggctccgcctcctcctcccaaGGCGGCAGCCGGGCCCAGCGGAAAGATCACGGACGATTTCACCGGCGCCGGCGCGATCGGGAAGGTCTGCCAGGTGATCGGCGCCGTCGTCGATGTCCGATTCGACGAGGGGCTGCCGCCGATCCTGACGGCCCTGGAGGTGCTCGACAACCAGATCCGTCTCGTCCTCGAGGTTGCTCAGCATCTGGGCGAGAACATGGTGAGGACGATCGCCATGGATGGGACCGAAGGGCTCGTCCGTGGGCAGAGGGTTCTGAACACTGGCTCTCCCATCACT GTACCTGTTGGTAGGGCTACCCTTGGTCGCATTATGAATGTTATTGGGGAACCGATAGACGAGAAGGGTGAAATAA AGACAAACCATTTCCTTCCAATCCATCGTGAGGCACCTGCTTTTGTTGAACAGGCAACAGAACAACAGATTCTTGTTACGGGCATCAAG GTTGTGGATCTTCTGGCACCTTATCAAAGGGGTGGAAAGATTGGTTTGTTTGGTGGTGCTGGTGTGGGGAAAACTGTACTTATCATGGAATTGATCAACAATGTTGCAAAAGCTCATG GTGGTTTCTCTGTCTTTGCTGGTGTTGGTGAACGAACTCGTGAGGGAAATGATTTGTACAGGGAAATGATTGAGAGTGGTGTTATTAAGCTGGGAGACAAGCAG ATTGAGAGTAAGTGTGCTCTTGTATATGGGCAAATGAATGAGCCCCCTGGTGCTCGTGCACGTGTTGGTTTGACAGGGTTGACGGTCGCTGAACACTTTCGAGATGCTGAGGGGCAAGATGTGCTTCTCTTTATTGACAACATTTTCCGCTTCACACAA GCGAACTCTGAAGTGTCTGCTTTGCTTGGTCGTATCCCTTCTGCTGTTGGCTACCAACCAACTCTTGCTACTGATCTTGGAGGGCTGCAAGAACGTATTACTACAACAAAGAAAGGATCTATTACCTCAGTGCAAGCTATCTATGTGCCTGCTGATGACTTGACAGATCCAGCTCCAGCAACAACCTTTGCCCATCTGGATGCCACAACTGTGCTTTCACGACAG ATTTCTGAGCTTGGCATCTATCCTGCTGTTGATCCTCTTGATTCCACATCCAGAATGCTTTCTCCGCATGTGTTAGGGGAAGAACACTATAATACTGCTCGTGGTGTTCAGAAGGTTCTTCAAAACTATAAGAACTTGCAAGATATCATTGCAATTCTGGGAATGGATGAGCTTAGTGAAGATGACAAGTTGACAGTTGCTCGTGCTCGAAAAATCCAGCGGTTTCTGAGCCAGCCTTTCCATGTTGCTGAAGTATTTACAGGTGCACCTGGAAAATATGTTGAACTGAAAGAGAGTGTTAACAGCTTTCAG GGTGTTTTGGATGGCAAATATGATGATCTGCCTGAGCAGTCATTTTACATGGTTGGAGGTATTGAGGAAGTCATCGCAAAGGCCGAGAAGATTGCTAAGGAGTCTGCAGCATGA